The Meriones unguiculatus strain TT.TT164.6M chromosome 1, Bangor_MerUng_6.1, whole genome shotgun sequence genome has a segment encoding these proteins:
- the LOC110565861 gene encoding olfactory receptor 5B3-like, which yields MENRTEVTHFLLIGLTNDPSLQFPLFITFLIIYTITLVGNLGMILLIVLDSKLHTPMYFFLGNLSLVDFCYSSAVTPTVMAGLLIGNKVMSYNDCATQMFCFTAFASVENYLLASMAYDRYAAVCKPLHYATTMTTGVCAWLVIGCYVLGFLNASIYTGDAFSLSFCESNVVHHFFCDIPAVMVLSCSDRHINELLLVYTVSFNIFFAIIVIWISYILIFITILRMHTAAGHRKAISTCASHFTAVSIFYGTVIFMYLQPSSNHSMDTDKIASVFYTMVIPMLNPVVYSLRNKEVKSALLKLKSTFTF from the coding sequence AtggagaacaggacagaagtgacacacttcctcctgaTAGGACTCACCAATGACCCAAGCCTTCAGTTTCCCCTTTTCATTACCTTCCTCATCATCTACACCATCACCCTAGTGGGGAACCTGGGGATGATCCTTCTGATTGTCCTGGACTCTAAGCTCCACACACCCATGTACTTTTTCTTAGGTAACCTGTCTCTCGTGGACTTTTGTTATTCTTCAGCTGTTACTCCAACAGTGATGGCCGGCCTTCTTATAGGAAACAAGGTCATGTCTTATAATGACTGTGCAACACAAATGTTCTGTTTCACTGCCTTTGCCAGTGTGGAAAATTACCTGTTAGCCTCAATGGCATATGATCGCTATGCAGCAGTTTGCAAGCCTCTACATTATGCCACAACCATgactacaggtgtgtgtgcatggctgGTCATAGGCTGCTATGTCCTGGGTTTCCTAAATGCTTCCATTTACACAGGAGATGCATTCAGTCTTTCCTTCTGTGAGTCCAATGTAGTCCATCATTTCTTTTGTGATATTCCAGCAGTCATGGTTCTGTCTTGCTCTGATAGGCATATCAATGAGCTGCTTCTTGTTTATACAGTGAGTTTCAACATCTTTTTTGCTATCATAGTCATCTGGATTTCTTACATACTCATTTTCATTACCATCCTAAGGATGCACACAGCTGCAGGACATCGCAAGGCGATTTCTACCTGTGCTTCTCACTTTACTGCAGTCTCCATTTTCTATGGAACTGTCATCTTCATGTACTTACAGCCCAGCTCCAATCACTCCATGGACACTGACAAAATTGCATCTGTGTTCTACACCATGGTCATCCCCATGCTGAATCCTGTAGTCTACAGCCTGAGGAACAAGGAGGTCAAGAGTGCATTATTAAAGCTAAAAAGCACATTCACTTTTTGA